Proteins found in one Xenopus laevis strain J_2021 chromosome 1L, Xenopus_laevis_v10.1, whole genome shotgun sequence genomic segment:
- the rps3a.L gene encoding 40S ribosomal protein S3a-B, translating into MAVGKNKRLTKGGKKGAKKKIVDPFSKKDWYDVKAPAMFNIRNLGKTLVTRTQGTKIASDGLKGRVFEVSLADLQNDEVAFRKFKLITEDVQGKNCLTNFHGMDLTRDKMCSMVKKWQTMIEAHVDVKTTDGYLLRLFCVGFTKKRNNQIRKTSYAQHQQVRQIRKKMMEIMSREVQTNDLKEVVNKLIPDSIGKDIEKACQSIYPLHDVYARKVKMLKKPKFELGKLMELHGEGGGSGKPAADETGAKVERADGYEPPVQESV; encoded by the exons ATGGCAGTGGGCAAGAACAAGAGGCTGACTAAAGGCGGCAAGAAGGGTGCCAAAAAGAAGAT TGTGGACCCCTTCTCCAAAAAGGATTGGTATGATGTCAAGGCCCCTGCAATGTTCAATATCCGCAACCTCGGAAAGACTCTTGTCACCAGAACACAAGGAACCA AAATTGCCTCTGATGGGCTGAAGGGTCGCGTCTTTGAAGTGAGCTTGGCTGATCTGCAAAACGACGAAGTGGCTTTCCGTAAATTCAAGCTGATTACAGAAGATGTTCAGGGCAAGAACTGCTTGACTAACTTCCACGGCATGGATCTCACTCGTGATAAAATGTGCTCCATGGTCAAGAAATGGCAG ACCATGATTGAAGCCCATGTTGATGTGAAGACCACAGATGGCTACCTGCTCCGTCTCTTCTGTGTCGGATTCACTAAGAAGCGGAACAATCAGATCAGGAAGACTTCCTATGCTCAACACCAGCAGGTCCGCCAAATTCGCAAGAAGATGATGGAAATTATGAGCCGTGAAGTGCAAACCAATGACCTAAAGGAAGTTGTCAATAAACT GATTCCAGACAGTATAGGCAAAGATATTGAAAAGGCCTGCCAGTCAATTTATCCTCTCCATGATGTCTATGCCCGCAAAGTGAAGATGCTAAAGAAGCCAAAGTTTGAGC TGGGCAAACTCATGGAACTTCATGGCGAGGGTGGAGGTAGTGGAAAACCAGCAGCAGATGAGACTGGTGCTAAAGTGGAACGTGCTGATGGGTATGAACCCCCAGTGCAGGAATCCGTCTAA